The following proteins come from a genomic window of Mycobacterium sp. DL:
- a CDS encoding DUF58 domain-containing protein, which yields MDLPSLQRGEIRDPALTAALRKLELTVRRKLDGVLHGDHLGLLPGPGSEPGESRVYQPGDDVRRMDWSVTARTMAPHVRQMIADRELETWLVVDVSASLDFGTAGCEKRDLAVAAAAAIAFLNSGGGNRLGAIISNGETTRRVPALSGRMHEQELLRAIATTPRAPVGVRGDLAAAIDGLRRPERRRGMAVIISDFLGPINWMRPLRAIAGRHEVLGVEILDPRDVELPAVGDVILQDTETGRTREFTIDEQLRTDFEKAAAAHRADVARTLRRCDAPLLTLRTDRDWIADVVRFVASRRRGALAGR from the coding sequence CTGGATCTGCCGTCGTTGCAACGCGGGGAGATCCGTGATCCCGCGTTGACGGCCGCGTTGCGCAAGCTGGAACTGACGGTGCGCCGAAAGCTCGACGGTGTGCTGCACGGAGATCATCTCGGGTTGCTCCCCGGCCCCGGTTCCGAGCCGGGGGAGTCGCGGGTCTACCAGCCCGGCGACGACGTGCGCCGGATGGACTGGTCGGTGACGGCCAGGACCATGGCGCCGCACGTGCGCCAGATGATCGCCGACCGTGAACTGGAGACCTGGCTGGTGGTCGATGTGTCAGCCAGCCTGGACTTCGGCACCGCTGGATGCGAGAAGCGAGATCTGGCCGTGGCCGCTGCGGCGGCGATCGCGTTCCTGAACAGCGGCGGCGGAAATCGGCTGGGCGCGATCATCTCCAACGGTGAGACCACCCGCCGGGTGCCGGCATTGTCGGGGCGCATGCACGAGCAGGAACTGCTCCGCGCGATCGCGACCACCCCCCGGGCTCCGGTGGGTGTCCGCGGGGATCTGGCCGCGGCCATCGACGGCTTGCGCAGGCCGGAACGTCGCCGCGGCATGGCGGTCATCATCAGCGACTTCCTCGGACCGATCAATTGGATGCGCCCGCTACGCGCCATCGCCGGGCGACACGAAGTGCTCGGTGTCGAGATCCTCGATCCGCGCGACGTCGAACTGCCCGCTGTCGGGGACGTGATCCTGCAGGACACCGAGACGGGTCGCACCCGGGAGTTCACGATCGACGAGCAGCTGCGCACCGATTTCGAAAAGGCCGCCGCTGCGCACCGCGCGGATGTGGCTCGCACCCTGAGGCGCTGCGACGCACCCTTGCTGACGCTGCGTACCGACCGGGACTGGATCGCCGACGTGGTGAGGTTCGTCGCGAGCAGGCGCCGCGGTGCCCTGGCCGGGCGATGA
- a CDS encoding VWA domain-containing protein, producing MTLPLLGPMSLSGFEHPWFFLFILVILGLVGLYVVVQMARQKRMLRFANMELLESVAPKRPSRWRHLPTTLMVLSMVLLTIAMAGPTNDVRIPRNRAVVMLVVDVSQSMRATDVAPNRLAAAQEAAKQFADQLTPGINLGLIAYAGTATVLVSPTTNRESTKTAIDKLQLADRTATGEGIFTALQAVATVGAVIGGGDEPPPARIVLMSDGKETVPSNPDNPKGAYTAARTAKDQGVPISTVSFGTPYGYVEINEQRQPVPVDDEMLARIADLSGGEAFTASSLEQLKEVFSNLQEQIGYETVKGDASVGWLRLGSLVLAVAALGALLINRRLPN from the coding sequence ATGACTTTACCGTTGCTCGGGCCGATGTCTCTGTCGGGCTTCGAACACCCGTGGTTCTTCCTTTTCATCCTGGTCATCCTCGGACTGGTCGGGCTCTACGTCGTCGTTCAGATGGCCCGCCAGAAGCGGATGCTGCGGTTCGCCAACATGGAACTGCTGGAGAGCGTGGCCCCGAAGCGACCCAGTCGTTGGCGCCACCTTCCGACCACCCTGATGGTCCTGTCGATGGTGCTGCTGACCATCGCGATGGCCGGTCCGACGAACGACGTCCGCATTCCGCGCAATCGTGCCGTCGTGATGCTGGTGGTCGACGTGTCGCAGTCGATGCGCGCCACCGATGTCGCTCCGAACCGGCTGGCGGCCGCTCAGGAAGCGGCCAAGCAGTTCGCCGACCAATTGACCCCGGGCATCAACCTCGGTCTGATCGCCTATGCCGGCACGGCCACGGTTCTGGTCTCGCCGACGACGAACCGGGAATCGACGAAGACCGCGATCGACAAGCTGCAACTGGCCGACCGCACCGCGACCGGTGAGGGCATCTTCACGGCGTTGCAGGCCGTCGCGACGGTGGGAGCGGTGATCGGTGGCGGTGACGAGCCCCCTCCGGCACGCATCGTGCTGATGTCCGACGGCAAGGAGACCGTCCCGTCCAATCCGGACAATCCCAAGGGCGCCTACACTGCGGCGCGGACCGCGAAAGACCAGGGAGTGCCGATCTCGACGGTGTCGTTCGGAACGCCCTACGGCTACGTCGAGATCAACGAACAGCGTCAGCCGGTCCCGGTGGACGATGAGATGCTGGCGAGGATCGCGGACCTCTCCGGTGGTGAGGCGTTCACGGCGTCCAGCCTCGAGCAGCTCAAGGAAGTGTTCAGCAACCTGCAGGAGCAGATCGGCTACGAGACCGTCAAGGGAGACGCCAGCGTGGGTTGGCTGCGCCTCGGCTCTCTGGTACTCGCCGTCGCTGCGCTGGGTGCGCTGCTGATCAACCGCCGCCTGCCCAACTAG
- the fabG1 gene encoding 3-oxoacyl-ACP reductase FabG1, whose amino-acid sequence MTADAATESPADTAAETTSRRPAFVSRSVLVTGGNRGIGLAIAQRLAADGHKVAVTHRGSGAPEGLFGVVCDVTDSEAVDRAFKEVEEHQGPVEVLVSNAGISQDAFLMRMTEERFENVIDANLTGAFRVAQRASRSMQRKRFGRIIFIGSVSGMWGIGNQANYAAAKAGLIGMARSISRELSKAGVTANVVAPGYIDTEMTRALDERIQAGALDFIPAKRVGTAAEVAGAVSFLASEDASYIAGAVIPVDGGMGMGH is encoded by the coding sequence ATGACTGCGGACGCTGCGACAGAGAGCCCTGCCGATACCGCTGCGGAAACCACGAGTCGACGACCCGCGTTCGTGTCCCGTTCGGTGCTGGTGACCGGAGGTAACCGCGGTATCGGCCTGGCGATCGCGCAACGCCTTGCCGCCGATGGACACAAGGTGGCTGTCACCCACCGTGGCTCCGGCGCCCCGGAGGGGCTTTTCGGCGTGGTCTGCGACGTCACCGACAGCGAAGCCGTCGATCGTGCCTTCAAAGAGGTCGAGGAACACCAGGGACCGGTCGAGGTCCTGGTGTCCAACGCCGGCATCTCCCAGGACGCGTTCCTGATGCGGATGACCGAGGAGCGCTTCGAGAACGTCATCGACGCCAACCTCACCGGCGCGTTCCGGGTGGCGCAGCGCGCGTCTCGCAGCATGCAGCGCAAGAGGTTCGGCCGCATCATCTTCATCGGTTCGGTGTCCGGCATGTGGGGCATCGGGAACCAGGCCAACTACGCGGCCGCCAAGGCCGGTCTGATCGGGATGGCCCGCTCGATCTCCCGCGAGCTGTCCAAGGCCGGTGTGACCGCGAACGTCGTCGCCCCCGGCTACATCGACACCGAGATGACCCGCGCACTGGATGAGCGGATTCAGGCGGGCGCCCTCGACTTCATCCCCGCGAAGCGTGTGGGCACCGCCGCCGAGGTCGCCGGCGCAGTCAGCTTCCTGGCGTCTGAGGACGCAAGCTACATCGCCGGCGCCGTGATCCCGGTCGACGGCGGTATGGGCATGGGCCACTAA
- the inhA gene encoding NADH-dependent enoyl-ACP reductase InhA, whose translation MTFLQGKRILVTGIITDSSIAFHIAKVAQEAGAEVICTGFNRMRLIERILDRLPAKPPLLELDVQDEKHLATLADRVSEVIGEGNKLDGVVHSIGFMPQTGMGVNPFFDAPYDDVAKGIHISAFSYASLAKAVLPIMNPGGGIVGMDFDPTRAMPAYNWMTVAKSALESVNRFVAREAGKVGVRSNLVAAGPIRTLAMSAIVGGALGDEAGAQMQLLEEGWDQRAPLGWNMKDPTPVAKTVCALMSDWLPATTGTIIYADGGASTQLL comes from the coding sequence GTGACATTTCTTCAAGGCAAGCGGATCCTCGTCACGGGGATCATCACCGACTCGTCGATCGCGTTCCACATCGCGAAGGTGGCTCAGGAGGCCGGCGCGGAGGTGATCTGCACCGGGTTCAACCGGATGCGGCTGATCGAGCGCATCCTCGACCGGCTGCCGGCCAAACCGCCGCTGCTGGAGCTCGACGTGCAGGACGAGAAGCACCTCGCCACACTCGCCGATCGGGTCTCCGAGGTGATCGGCGAAGGCAACAAGCTCGACGGTGTCGTGCACTCGATCGGCTTCATGCCGCAGACCGGGATGGGCGTCAACCCGTTCTTCGACGCGCCCTACGACGACGTCGCCAAGGGCATCCACATCTCGGCGTTCTCCTACGCCTCGCTCGCCAAAGCCGTTCTGCCGATCATGAACCCGGGCGGCGGCATCGTCGGCATGGACTTCGATCCGACGCGCGCGATGCCCGCCTACAACTGGATGACGGTGGCCAAGAGCGCACTCGAATCGGTCAACCGGTTCGTGGCCCGCGAGGCGGGCAAGGTCGGCGTGCGCTCGAATCTCGTCGCAGCAGGCCCGATCCGGACGCTGGCGATGAGCGCGATCGTCGGCGGTGCGCTGGGGGATGAGGCAGGCGCCCAGATGCAACTGCTCGAAGAGGGCTGGGACCAGCGCGCGCCGCTGGGCTGGAACATGAAAGATCCCACGCCGGTGGCGAAGACGGTGT